TGGATGTCGCGTTCGTACTGCGCGTTGGCGATGGCCACCGAAGCTTGCGAAGCCAGGGACAAGGACAGGTTCAGATCCTCTTGCGAGTAGGCCACCACCTGGCGGTCGGCCGCTTCCAACGAAGTGATCGGGCCGGTCCGGTTACGGCATTTGTTGATGAGCTGGATGGCCCCCACCACGCGGCGCTGGTTGTCTTTCATGGGCAGGGTGAGCATGGACCGGGTCCGGTATCCCGAGGAGGTATCGAAGCCGTGGTTATGGCGGAAGGCGGCCGTTTCCGGGATGGCGTACACGTCGGATATGTTGAGGGGCTTGCCTTCCAGCATCACGTAGCCGCTGATGGAAGACCGGCTGGGGGGGATGGCGATCTCCGCGAAGTCGAATTTAACCGAACCATTGCGCGTCAGTTTGAACCGGATCCGTTTATTGGACCAGTAGTCCCCGGCTTCCTCCTCCCGGGCGGCATCGGTTTCCACGAGGTACAGGCAGCCGGCGTCGCTGCCGGTGAGCTCCATGGCCTTCTCGAGGATCAGGTTGAGGAGGGTGTCCAGGTTGCGCTCCGACATGAGCGCGATTCCCACCTGGTTCAACTGGCGGTTGCGGGCCTCGGTAATGGCATTGGCGTTGTGGAGGTCGAGGCATTGGGCTTTGAGCTCCAGCAGGCGCAGCATATGCGCGCAGGCCAAGGCCAATTCCTCGGGCCGGGGAGCGGGCGAAAGCTTGACATCGACCCAAGCCGGCTGGGATGCTCCGGGTAAGGACATGGCGCCGGCGGGATCCCACAGCATCACGCCGACGTGCTGGAACAGGAAATCGTAATCTTCACCCTTCTCCAAGGCCTCGGGGGAGACCACGAGGATGCTGAAGGGGTAGATATCCTTAAGTGTTCCGGCTTTTCGGCACTCTACCTCCCGCCCGCCCGGCAGCTGGGTCGGGAATTCCAAGGGGGTGAAATTATGGATGACCACGGCGGAAAAACCCGGGGTAAGGCCGGGTTCGGCGGGCTTGGATTGAGGCGCGGCCACGCCCGATTATAACCTTCCCGTGATGGCGTTTTCACCTGGCGGCAAAGGGGCTTTATCTTTCGTGGAAACTATTTTAAACTATACGCTCATGGGACACCGGCTTCCGCGCGGGGTAAACGCCAAGTGAAATACGGCATTTACTCGGATATCCATAGCAATCTGGAAGCCCTGGAAAAAGTCCTTGAATCCATGGAAACCCTCGGCGTTGAACGCCGCATCTGCCTGGGCGATGCGGTGGGATACGGCGCCAATCCCAACGAGTGCGTCAATCTCATCAAGAACGTGAGCTCGGTAACCCTGCTGGGGAACCACGATTCCGTGGCGCTGGGGCGCGAATCCTCGGAGAACTTCAACTTCTACGCGCGCAAGGCCATCGAATGGACCAAAGAGAACCTCGATAAGCCTTCGGTGGATTTCCTGGACAAGCTGCCTTACGTGGTGGATGAGCCGCCGCTTACCTTCGTGCATGCCAGCCCGCGGTCCCCGGTGGATTGGTACTACATCACCAGCTTCGACGATGCCATCGACGCCTTTTCCTTTTTCAGCGAGAAGATCTGTTTCGTCGGCCATACCCATATCCCCTCGATCGTGGTGATGGAGAACGAGCAATCCTTCTGGGTATCCGAGACCCTTTCGCATAAGCTGTTGCCCAACCAGCGCATCCTCGTCAACGTGGGCAGCGTGGGCCAGCCGCGGGACCGCATCCCTTCGGCCTCGTGGTGCCTATGCGATACCAACGCAATGTCGGTGGAGATCGTCCGCGTGAACTACGACATCTCGAAAACCCAGGAGCGCATGCGCCGCCTGGGTTTCGCCGAGTTCCTGATTAATCGGTTGGCCGAAGGGCGCTAGCCCTTATCCGCCGGGCCCTCCCGGGCTTCCTCTTCCGCTCCGCTCTTTCTTACATTCTCCCGCGCCGATGAAGCCTTCCGCATCCCGCCCCAAAAAGCCCCGCGCTCTCCCCAAACCTCCCGATCGTACCCGGCTCGCCGAAGCCGCCCGCAAGCTCATGGCCGGGCTCAATCCCGAACAGGCCGCCGCCGCGGCCGCTCCGGTTGGTCCCGTGCTGGTTCTCGCCGGCGCCGGATCGGGCAAGACCCGCGTGCTCATCACGCGCATCATCCACCTGCTGGCCGAAGGCGCCACGACGGACCAGATCGCGGCCCTCACCTTCAGCAACCGGGCCGCGCGCGAAATGGAAGGCCGCCTGCGGGAATACGCCGACCGCGCCGCCGTAGGCGTTTCCATCAGCACCTTCCATTCCCTGGGCTTGCGCCTGGTGCGCGAGCATGCCGAAGCCCTGGGGCTGGCGAAGGATCCCGGCATCCTGGATATGCATTCCCGGCTTTCGCTGATCGTCGGGCAGGCCGCCAAGCACGGGGCGCGAAACAAGAAGTTCGATCCCGTGGAGCTGGCCGATCTGTTGTCCACCCTCAAGGATCAAGGCCGCACCCCGGAGGATTGCCCTGACGATACCGACTACGGAACGCGCCTGGCCCGCATCTGGAAGGGTTACGAGAAGCAGAAGAGCGAGTCCAACCTGGTCGATTTCGAGGACCTGATCCGCATGCCGATCCGCATGCTGACTTCCGACGCGGGCATCCGGGCGCGCGTGCGGGAGCGCTGGCGGCATTTCCTGGTGGATGAGTTCCAGGATACCAACGGGGCCCAGCTCGAGCTGTTGCGCCTGCTGGTGGGCGGGCGGAGCGAGAGCGGTCCGGGCAGCGTCTTCGTGGTCGGCGACGACGATCAGAGCATCTACGGTTGGCGCGGCGCGGAGATGCGCAACCTCCTCGATTTCGAATCCCATTTTCCCGGGGCGGCCCTGATCAAGCTGCAACGCAATTACCGCTCCAGCGGGAACATCATCGTGGCTTCCAATGCGGTGATACATAAGAACAGCTTGCGGCGGCCGAAGGAAGTCTTCACCGTGCGCGACTCGGGCGAGCCCCTTTACCATCACGTTGCCGACGACGAGAAAAGCGAGATGGATTGGCTGATCGCGAAGCTCAAGGAAGTGAACCAGTCCGAACGCCTCGACTGGAAGCAGATGGCGGTCCTGGTGCGGACCAACATCCAGTTACGCGAGTTCATGGACCAGTTCATCGTGACGGGGATCCCGTTCACGGTGAAAGGCGCCAATAACCTGTTGGAGCGCTCCGAGGTGCAGCACGTGCTCGCTTACGCGAAATTGTTGGCCAATCCCCAGGACGAGTTGTCGCTCTCCAAGGTGCTTGCCTTCCCCAAGCGGGGATGGCCCAAGGATTTGCTGGACATCATGCCGCGCGGGGAGGAGCTTACCGCGCTGTACTGCCTCAAGCTCCACTGCGAGACCGTGGGGCAGCCTTGGACGGCGGGCGTGCTGGAATTGATCGCGCGCATAGAAGCCTGCGCCGCCGCGGCGCGCCAGGGGGCCTTCTACGCCCCCTTGTCCGATCTCCTCGCCTACGCCCAAGTGGTGGAAGCCTTCGAGCCGGAAAGCCCCAAGCGCGGCCGCGTGGAAGAATTCCTGCGGCTATTCAAGCGGCACGAAGAGAAGAATCCGGAAAGCCGGCTTTCCGAAGTCCTCAACGCCTTGGCCCTGGACACCTCTTCCAACGAGGACCCGGAAGAGAAACCGGGCGTGCGCCTGATGACCGTGCACGCGGCCAAAGGCCTGGAATTCCACACCGTATTCATCCCCAACCTGGACGATGACGTCTTCCCGGCCAAGCCCAACCACACGGATACCGGCATCGAGGAGGAGCGGCGGCTCTTCTACGTGGCCATGACCCGCGCCAAGCAGCGCCTGTTCTTGTCCTGGCCCAAGACCAAGATCCATTACCGCGTGGTCCGGGACGTGGCGCCCTCGCGCTTCGTCTTCGAGATCCCCGAGGACCGCTTCGACGGGCCGCTGGGGAAGCGCGATGAAGCGGAAAAGACCGAGTTCTTGGATGATTTTTTCGCTTCCTTGAGGTCGAAGCTGGGCGATGGGGAAGGATAAGCGCCAGGGGTCGCGTTCCTTTTTACTATTCCATCCCATGGATCCCGTCGCGCATAGGCAGCTTATCGAATCCTTCTACGCGGCCTTCGCCCGGAGGGACTGGGCGCGCATGGCGGCCTGCTATCATCCCGACGCCGCCTTCCGCGACGAGGTTTTCTCCCTCGAAGGCAAACGCATAGGCGCCATGTGGCGGATGCTGCTGGAAGCCGGCGCGGACCTGCGCGCCGAGGCGAAAGCGATTTCCGCCGCCGGCGAAGAAGGCAAAGCCCATTGGTCCGCCACTTATACCTTCTCCGCCACCGGACGCCGCGTGCGCAACGAAGTGGACGCCCGCTTCCGATTCAAGGATGGCCTCATCTTCCGGCATCTAGACGATTTCAGCTTTTGGACCTGGGCCCGCCAGGCGCTGGGCTTTCCGGGGCTCGTCCTCGGCTGGATGCCGCGCTTGCGGCAAACCGTGCAGGCCAAGGCCAAGGCCGGCCTCGACAAGTTCGTGCAGGCCCATCCGGAGTA
This portion of the Fibrobacterota bacterium genome encodes:
- a CDS encoding GAF domain-containing protein, with amino-acid sequence MAAPQSKPAEPGLTPGFSAVVIHNFTPLEFPTQLPGGREVECRKAGTLKDIYPFSILVVSPEALEKGEDYDFLFQHVGVMLWDPAGAMSLPGASQPAWVDVKLSPAPRPEELALACAHMLRLLELKAQCLDLHNANAITEARNRQLNQVGIALMSERNLDTLLNLILEKAMELTGSDAGCLYLVETDAAREEEAGDYWSNKRIRFKLTRNGSVKFDFAEIAIPPSRSSISGYVMLEGKPLNISDVYAIPETAAFRHNHGFDTSSGYRTRSMLTLPMKDNQRRVVGAIQLINKCRNRTGPITSLEAADRQVVAYSQEDLNLSLSLASQASVAIANAQYERDIQMLFEGFINASVTAIESRDPTTSGHSHRVADYCIRLAECLVREPSSRLRALTFTEAQLRELRYAALLHDFGKIGVREHILTKAKKLFPEEMENIRLRTEYIKRTLQWEAERSKVALLKAGPSAGTEDAFLRIEAKERDDLAGVDAFFETVAKANEPSALEAATAEYLRATGIRTFPGPVGESKGFLKPDEMSRLLIPAGTLSEKEREEINSHVSHTWKFLSAIPWTQELLRVPVIAYSHHEKLDGSGYPRRLVGSDIPVPARIMAICDIYDALAAADRPYKKAMPPEKSLEILAKEAKAGKLDADLFRVFVEAKVYLPPG
- a CDS encoding metallophosphoesterase family protein, producing MKYGIYSDIHSNLEALEKVLESMETLGVERRICLGDAVGYGANPNECVNLIKNVSSVTLLGNHDSVALGRESSENFNFYARKAIEWTKENLDKPSVDFLDKLPYVVDEPPLTFVHASPRSPVDWYYITSFDDAIDAFSFFSEKICFVGHTHIPSIVVMENEQSFWVSETLSHKLLPNQRILVNVGSVGQPRDRIPSASWCLCDTNAMSVEIVRVNYDISKTQERMRRLGFAEFLINRLAEGR
- a CDS encoding UvrD-helicase domain-containing protein, whose product is MKPSASRPKKPRALPKPPDRTRLAEAARKLMAGLNPEQAAAAAAPVGPVLVLAGAGSGKTRVLITRIIHLLAEGATTDQIAALTFSNRAAREMEGRLREYADRAAVGVSISTFHSLGLRLVREHAEALGLAKDPGILDMHSRLSLIVGQAAKHGARNKKFDPVELADLLSTLKDQGRTPEDCPDDTDYGTRLARIWKGYEKQKSESNLVDFEDLIRMPIRMLTSDAGIRARVRERWRHFLVDEFQDTNGAQLELLRLLVGGRSESGPGSVFVVGDDDQSIYGWRGAEMRNLLDFESHFPGAALIKLQRNYRSSGNIIVASNAVIHKNSLRRPKEVFTVRDSGEPLYHHVADDEKSEMDWLIAKLKEVNQSERLDWKQMAVLVRTNIQLREFMDQFIVTGIPFTVKGANNLLERSEVQHVLAYAKLLANPQDELSLSKVLAFPKRGWPKDLLDIMPRGEELTALYCLKLHCETVGQPWTAGVLELIARIEACAAAARQGAFYAPLSDLLAYAQVVEAFEPESPKRGRVEEFLRLFKRHEEKNPESRLSEVLNALALDTSSNEDPEEKPGVRLMTVHAAKGLEFHTVFIPNLDDDVFPAKPNHTDTGIEEERRLFYVAMTRAKQRLFLSWPKTKIHYRVVRDVAPSRFVFEIPEDRFDGPLGKRDEAEKTEFLDDFFASLRSKLGDGEG
- a CDS encoding nuclear transport factor 2 family protein; its protein translation is MDPVAHRQLIESFYAAFARRDWARMAACYHPDAAFRDEVFSLEGKRIGAMWRMLLEAGADLRAEAKAISAAGEEGKAHWSATYTFSATGRRVRNEVDARFRFKDGLIFRHLDDFSFWTWARQALGFPGLVLGWMPRLRQTVQAKAKAGLDKFVQAHPEYGP